In the Caldalkalibacillus salinus genome, one interval contains:
- the nuoN gene encoding NADH-quinone oxidoreductase subunit NuoN, producing MDLETLLSYPWGIMMPEFIILGVATFLSLLDLFLKDKVDRKIIAWLGLAGIGVALLFVIKNINEPIQHILYETFRLDGFAIGFKLIFLVGAALVFLLSLDYIKKKDTPHEAEYYYLILTAVLGAMILASSADMITMFIGLELLSLSTYILVGMRKKRLQSNESAFKYVVNGGIATAITLYGLSFVYGLTGTTNLYVVAERLPIALQQGYDLVIFFAFFLTFVGLAFKIAVIPFHMWTPDVYQGAPTPITAFLSVVSKAAGFAFILRFFLISFNIYDPASGQIMVFSQTTVFIGIIAAITIIVGNVIALRQTNVKRMFAYSSVAQAGYILVPFAVFSPYMLDMMLFYLVAYLFMNIGAFAIIQAVSQDTGTEELSGFAGLYHRSPFQAVTMSIFLISLAGLPVTAGFFGKFYIFLGSLDAGNWWLATVMVLGSVISYYYYFGVIRQMYLRAGSETSLNTTYGIGTVIVLCTFGTLLLGVFPSYALDFFASNFNIYDIFR from the coding sequence ATGGATTTAGAAACTTTACTCAGTTATCCTTGGGGGATCATGATGCCAGAATTTATCATCCTTGGTGTTGCCACATTTTTGTCGTTATTAGACTTATTCCTCAAGGATAAAGTGGATCGGAAAATCATCGCATGGCTCGGCTTAGCGGGTATCGGTGTTGCCCTCCTCTTTGTAATCAAAAATATAAATGAACCGATTCAGCATATTTTATATGAGACTTTTCGGTTAGACGGGTTCGCCATTGGTTTTAAATTGATATTCCTTGTGGGTGCAGCGCTCGTCTTCCTATTGTCACTGGATTACATTAAAAAGAAAGACACGCCTCACGAAGCAGAGTACTATTACTTAATTTTGACTGCAGTGTTGGGAGCCATGATTTTGGCTTCTTCAGCCGATATGATTACCATGTTTATCGGTCTAGAACTGTTGTCCTTATCCACCTATATCTTAGTTGGCATGAGAAAGAAACGGTTACAGTCAAACGAATCAGCTTTTAAATACGTTGTCAACGGTGGGATCGCAACTGCTATAACGTTATACGGTTTGTCTTTTGTCTATGGACTTACGGGCACGACGAACTTATACGTCGTTGCTGAGCGCTTGCCTATTGCTTTGCAACAAGGTTACGATCTCGTCATCTTTTTTGCCTTTTTCCTAACGTTTGTCGGTTTGGCTTTCAAGATCGCCGTCATTCCGTTTCATATGTGGACGCCTGATGTCTACCAGGGGGCCCCAACGCCCATTACAGCGTTCTTGTCCGTGGTCTCAAAAGCAGCAGGCTTTGCCTTTATTTTGCGCTTTTTCCTGATCAGCTTTAATATATATGACCCAGCGAGTGGTCAGATTATGGTTTTTTCTCAGACGACAGTATTTATCGGCATCATTGCTGCGATTACCATTATAGTAGGTAATGTGATTGCACTCAGACAGACCAATGTGAAGCGTATGTTTGCTTATTCCAGTGTGGCACAGGCCGGTTACATTCTCGTTCCTTTTGCCGTCTTTAGTCCGTATATGCTAGACATGATGTTGTTTTATCTCGTGGCCTACCTTTTTATGAACATCGGTGCTTTTGCGATTATACAGGCCGTGTCTCAAGACACAGGAACAGAAGAATTGTCTGGTTTCGCTGGTTTGTATCATCGTTCGCCTTTTCAAGCTGTGACGATGTCCATCTTTCTCATTTCTTTGGCTGGCCTTCCAGTTACAGCCGGGTTCTTTGGTAAGTTTTATATCTTTCTAGGATCCTTGGATGCAGGAAACTGGTGGCTGGCGACCGTCATGGTTCTTGGAAGCGTCATTTCCTACTATTATTATTTCGGGGTTATACGTCAAATGTATCTCCGAGCGGGGAGTGAGACGTCACTTAATACAACGTACGGTATTGGAACGGTGATCGTGTTATGCACGTTTGGGACACTATTATTGGGTGTGTTTCCTTCCTATGCGCTTGATTTCTTTGCCTCCAACTTCAATATTTATGATATTTTCCGCTAG
- a CDS encoding NADH-quinone oxidoreductase subunit J, which produces MTGELVAFFVLALFTLGGAVLMMNLTKVVHMVVALAFTFIGIAGIYILLHAEFIAFAQVLIYGGAVSIIMLFGIMLTKHDDQDEARHSKHKLFVGVGVAIFFVITLRVVNTINWQPQATELYQDNTQNIGIQLFTKYVIPFELTSVVLLVALVGAIILARRDPEVKEGETHD; this is translated from the coding sequence GTGACCGGTGAATTGGTAGCGTTCTTTGTTCTCGCTCTCTTCACGCTAGGTGGAGCAGTACTTATGATGAATTTGACAAAGGTTGTGCATATGGTTGTGGCCCTTGCTTTTACATTTATAGGTATTGCGGGTATTTACATCCTGTTGCATGCTGAGTTTATCGCTTTTGCCCAAGTCTTAATCTACGGTGGGGCCGTCTCCATTATTATGTTGTTCGGTATCATGCTGACCAAACATGATGACCAAGACGAAGCGAGACATTCAAAGCACAAGTTATTCGTCGGTGTGGGGGTAGCTATCTTTTTTGTCATTACGCTCCGAGTGGTCAATACCATTAACTGGCAGCCACAAGCCACTGAACTGTATCAAGACAACACACAGAATATTGGAATCCAACTATTCACTAAATATGTCATCCCTTTTGAACTCACATCCGTTGTCTTACTTGTAGCCTTAGTTGGTGCAATTATATTAGCTAGGCGAGACCCTGAAGTCAAAGAAGGTGAAACCCATGACTAG
- a CDS encoding complex I subunit 4 family protein: MMTFIEDHLLSLIAFSPLLGILVLALVQKQKAGLMKAIAIVITLIPLSLSLYLFGAFDFNDQGYQFEEEVSWIELQMPSMEQQSLQINYELGVDGLSVSLILLTAVVGTLSAVASIYIKKRWKAYFILFFLLQVGMFGVFMAKNLFLFFIFFELTIIPMFFLIAIWGYLNRESAANTFLIYNGIGSAVMLIAFVALFAITDTLNIPALEVMVSQLTSQSVSGWPYAIPPGDVIFFIFVALLFAFAVKLPIFPLHSWMLKVHVEAPPAIVMIHSGILLKLGAYGLIRLGIGVFPEQFERVAYILAILGVVNILYGAVLAFVQNDLKKVLAYSSVSHMGIVLLGIAALNYSGLQGAIFQVISHGLISSLLFFIIGVIYERTETSMISDLGGLAKNMPFVCGVFLAGAMANLGLPGMSGFISEFLSFLGLFNTYPVVAAIGVLGIILTAVYLLRAVLNTTFGPAKEEWAHLSDARGFEVVPMAILLGFIVLIGVYPSVLSETLDLSIQIFLARIGG, translated from the coding sequence ATGATGACTTTTATTGAAGATCATTTACTATCACTTATTGCGTTCTCCCCTTTACTTGGCATTTTAGTGCTTGCCTTGGTTCAAAAACAAAAAGCGGGTTTGATGAAAGCGATTGCTATTGTCATCACACTGATCCCATTGAGCTTGTCGTTGTATCTTTTCGGTGCCTTTGACTTTAATGATCAAGGTTACCAGTTCGAGGAAGAGGTCAGTTGGATTGAACTACAAATGCCGTCTATGGAACAGCAAAGCTTACAAATCAACTATGAGTTAGGAGTAGACGGCTTGTCCGTATCACTCATCCTACTGACAGCGGTGGTAGGGACACTCTCTGCTGTGGCTTCCATTTATATCAAAAAACGGTGGAAAGCGTACTTCATTCTGTTTTTCCTATTACAGGTCGGAATGTTTGGTGTGTTCATGGCCAAGAACCTGTTTCTATTCTTCATTTTCTTTGAGCTCACCATTATCCCAATGTTCTTCTTGATCGCCATATGGGGATACCTGAATAGAGAAAGTGCGGCCAACACGTTTCTCATATATAACGGTATAGGCTCCGCGGTTATGCTCATCGCATTTGTCGCCCTGTTCGCAATCACGGACACGTTAAATATACCTGCATTAGAGGTGATGGTGAGTCAACTTACCTCTCAAAGTGTGAGTGGGTGGCCATACGCGATCCCACCGGGAGATGTCATCTTTTTCATTTTTGTCGCTTTGCTCTTTGCATTTGCAGTGAAGCTTCCGATCTTTCCGCTTCATTCGTGGATGTTGAAGGTGCATGTGGAGGCGCCTCCGGCTATTGTCATGATTCACTCAGGGATCTTACTAAAATTAGGCGCATATGGTTTAATCCGCTTGGGGATTGGCGTCTTCCCAGAACAGTTTGAACGTGTGGCCTATATCCTGGCCATATTAGGTGTGGTTAACATCCTGTATGGAGCTGTGCTGGCTTTTGTACAAAACGATTTGAAAAAGGTGCTAGCTTATTCATCCGTTTCACATATGGGGATCGTCTTATTAGGTATCGCCGCTTTAAACTATTCGGGTCTACAGGGGGCCATATTTCAGGTGATTTCACACGGCCTCATCTCATCACTGCTCTTCTTTATCATCGGCGTGATTTATGAGCGAACTGAGACGTCCATGATCAGTGATTTAGGGGGCCTAGCCAAAAATATGCCTTTTGTTTGTGGCGTCTTTCTCGCTGGGGCCATGGCCAATTTAGGCTTGCCTGGTATGAGCGGCTTTATCAGTGAATTCCTATCGTTCCTCGGCCTGTTTAATACCTACCCAGTCGTGGCTGCTATTGGTGTCTTAGGGATTATTCTAACGGCCGTTTACCTGCTACGAGCCGTTCTGAATACCACCTTTGGGCCGGCAAAAGAAGAGTGGGCACACCTGAGTGATGCCAGAGGATTTGAAGTTGTTCCGATGGCGATATTACTAGGCTTTATTGTGCTTATCGGGGTTTACCCAAGCGTTCTTAGTGAAACCTTGGATCTTTCTATACAAATATTTCTAGCAAGGATAGGGGGGTAA
- the nuoL gene encoding NADH-quinone oxidoreductase subunit L, with translation MMENAWLIPLFPLIAFILLVAFGRQLKEGSAWLGITFMVGSFLLATMTLIERLRIEENPSVLMDWLAIGDRLVTMGFEVTPLNALMLFIVTLVSLLVHVYARGYMEGDDRISVFYAYLALFTFSMLGLVLSPNLLQIYIFWELVGVCSFLLVGFYFYKPEARAAAKKAFIMTRIGDIGLLVGIILLFWQVGSFDLSVVFAALEANQLEGGFITLVSILIFVGAIGKSGQFPLHTWLPDAMEGPTPVSALIHAATMVAAGVYLVALLFPLFAASPVALDVVAYVGAFTAIFAASIGLVQNDVKRVLAYSTVSQLGFMMLALGAAGYVAGVFHLMTHAFFKALLFLAAGSVIHAVHTQDIRDMGGLYKRMKITWPLFLVGCLAIAGIPPFAGFFSKEEILLAVWADGRYGLFAVAVIAAFFTAFYMFRLFFLVFRGESRLQKINKAKESPVVMTLPMVVLGVLAVISGFAHTHWFGTYLGQWLVTGPAPNYGMPAEGPGWIMFLAIAVALGGIGLAYLMYAKKTVQPKAIAEATTPLYQTLYHKYYIDEAYHYTFTRGLQGFGLILKFFDKYIVEGIVNSVSALINGLGQWGARLQNGQVQTYGFTVVLGLILLIIAFIVTGGAAGL, from the coding sequence ATGATGGAAAATGCCTGGCTTATACCTCTCTTTCCGCTTATCGCCTTTATCCTGCTTGTTGCCTTCGGTCGACAGCTGAAGGAAGGCTCAGCGTGGTTAGGGATTACCTTTATGGTAGGGTCATTCCTTTTGGCGACAATGACTTTAATAGAGAGGTTACGTATTGAAGAGAATCCAAGTGTCCTCATGGATTGGTTAGCAATAGGCGATCGCTTGGTCACCATGGGTTTTGAAGTGACACCTTTAAACGCTTTAATGTTGTTTATCGTTACCCTCGTGAGCTTGCTTGTTCATGTGTACGCACGAGGATATATGGAAGGCGACGACCGAATTTCCGTCTTTTATGCTTATCTTGCATTGTTCACCTTTTCAATGCTCGGTCTCGTTTTATCCCCTAACTTATTACAAATATATATCTTTTGGGAATTAGTGGGTGTCTGCTCCTTTTTACTCGTGGGCTTCTACTTCTATAAACCGGAAGCACGAGCGGCGGCCAAAAAAGCCTTTATCATGACTAGAATTGGGGATATTGGGCTTTTAGTCGGTATTATTTTATTGTTCTGGCAGGTCGGGAGCTTTGACCTTTCCGTTGTTTTTGCTGCCTTAGAGGCCAATCAACTTGAAGGTGGATTCATCACGCTGGTGTCCATTCTGATATTCGTAGGCGCGATTGGAAAGTCGGGACAGTTTCCCTTACATACTTGGTTACCAGACGCAATGGAAGGACCGACACCTGTCAGTGCGTTGATCCATGCTGCAACAATGGTAGCGGCTGGTGTTTACCTCGTCGCGTTGTTATTTCCTTTATTCGCAGCGTCGCCTGTGGCTCTTGATGTAGTGGCTTATGTGGGCGCCTTTACAGCTATCTTTGCCGCTTCAATCGGACTTGTGCAGAACGACGTGAAAAGGGTGTTGGCCTATTCGACAGTGTCTCAGCTCGGCTTTATGATGTTAGCACTAGGTGCGGCGGGATATGTTGCCGGTGTCTTTCATCTCATGACACATGCTTTTTTCAAAGCCTTACTCTTCCTGGCCGCGGGAAGCGTCATCCACGCTGTGCATACGCAGGATATCAGAGATATGGGCGGTTTATACAAACGCATGAAGATCACGTGGCCATTGTTTCTTGTTGGCTGCTTAGCCATCGCAGGCATTCCGCCATTTGCAGGTTTTTTCTCTAAAGAAGAGATACTGCTTGCCGTTTGGGCAGACGGACGCTACGGACTGTTTGCAGTGGCCGTAATCGCAGCGTTTTTCACCGCTTTTTATATGTTCAGGCTGTTCTTCCTTGTATTTAGAGGGGAATCTAGGCTACAAAAAATAAACAAAGCAAAAGAGTCCCCAGTGGTGATGACTTTACCAATGGTGGTACTCGGGGTTTTGGCTGTCATATCTGGTTTTGCTCATACACATTGGTTTGGCACCTATCTAGGACAATGGCTCGTGACCGGACCGGCGCCAAATTACGGGATGCCGGCTGAAGGACCCGGTTGGATCATGTTTTTAGCTATCGCTGTGGCGCTAGGTGGCATTGGATTAGCTTACCTGATGTACGCAAAGAAAACGGTACAACCGAAGGCAATAGCAGAGGCAACAACCCCCCTCTATCAGACGTTATACCACAAGTATTACATTGATGAAGCGTATCATTACACGTTTACACGAGGGTTGCAGGGCTTCGGTCTTATCCTAAAATTCTTCGATAAATACATTGTCGAGGGAATCGTCAACAGTGTATCAGCTCTCATTAATGGACTAGGGCAGTGGGGTGCACGATTACAAAACGGTCAAGTGCAGACGTACGGGTTCACTGTTGTTCTAGGATTGATCCTACTCATTATTGCATTTATAGTCACTGGGGGTGCAGCAGGCTTATGA
- the nuoI gene encoding NADH-quinone oxidoreductase subunit NuoI — MLGLVKGLGFTLKNLAKKKVTYSYPDEPMEMPDRFRGIQHFYPEKCIVCNQCAAVCPTDCIQLTGKPHPDPNNKKKIIDTYDINFEICILCDLCTEVCPTEAIVMSNNFELSTYSRDELFKDLEWLHENTESTREVNKP, encoded by the coding sequence ATGCTAGGATTAGTCAAAGGGTTAGGGTTCACCCTCAAAAACTTAGCAAAAAAGAAAGTGACCTATTCATATCCAGACGAGCCAATGGAAATGCCCGACCGTTTTCGCGGTATCCAGCATTTCTATCCAGAGAAGTGTATCGTATGTAACCAATGTGCGGCCGTTTGTCCTACGGATTGTATCCAACTCACAGGCAAACCACACCCTGACCCGAATAATAAGAAAAAGATAATTGATACGTATGACATTAATTTTGAAATCTGCATTTTATGCGATTTGTGTACAGAAGTCTGCCCGACAGAAGCGATCGTGATGTCCAATAACTTTGAGTTATCAACTTACAGTCGTGATGAACTGTTCAAAGACCTTGAATGGTTACATGAAAATACTGAGAGCACAAGAGAGGTGAACAAACCGTGA
- the nuoK gene encoding NADH-quinone oxidoreductase subunit NuoK yields MTSIPLGTYLSVAAILFSIGLYGALTKRNAVIVLICIELMLNAVNINLVAFAKLGLYPDITGQVFTVFTISVAAAEVAVGLAILIALYRNRTTVNVDEMNLLKR; encoded by the coding sequence ATGACTAGCATACCTTTAGGGACGTATTTAAGTGTGGCCGCTATATTGTTCAGTATTGGCCTATACGGTGCCCTCACTAAGCGCAATGCTGTTATTGTCCTCATCTGTATTGAGTTAATGTTGAATGCAGTAAACATTAACCTCGTGGCTTTTGCCAAATTAGGGTTATATCCAGATATCACTGGCCAAGTCTTTACTGTATTCACCATTTCAGTTGCTGCGGCTGAGGTAGCAGTAGGATTAGCGATACTCATAGCTTTATACCGCAACAGAACAACAGTGAATGTTGATGAAATGAACTTGTTGAAGCGATAG
- a CDS encoding YwmB family TATA-box binding protein: MVKSKGEIIAGIAIIFCLFLYPTIAQWTSMPHIMTVAQTMDTSHPEYEGSPEDEDNLLGTVDVVQQVDSMINLHHDLHLTDWKVVWRGSTDTETVTQLEQALQATDSSFTLDKEEQLTHQEHPEQITELKSWEKEVNGTTHKINLINDPQKSHHQTKIIYTWSSSDRVTVMDQAWAEEYVELEQWFQSFIQEPEQFITWHAQSTNAFFRQAIEQNIFGQWMTEWQGYEKQIVTDENFLSQTGYIPTWENRVQMTDDSQFNIQMSARQNTLEDQTFVTIGYPLILQEH, from the coding sequence ATGGTTAAGAGCAAGGGTGAAATCATAGCGGGAATAGCCATTATTTTTTGTTTATTTCTTTATCCAACGATAGCGCAATGGACAAGTATGCCGCATATAATGACAGTAGCGCAGACCATGGATACAAGTCATCCTGAATATGAAGGTTCTCCAGAGGATGAGGACAATCTGTTAGGGACAGTCGATGTTGTACAGCAAGTAGACAGCATGATTAATCTTCATCATGACCTTCACTTGACTGATTGGAAAGTGGTTTGGAGAGGCAGTACGGATACGGAAACTGTCACACAATTAGAGCAAGCATTACAGGCGACAGACTCCTCGTTTACCTTGGATAAAGAGGAACAGTTGACACATCAAGAGCATCCAGAGCAAATAACTGAACTGAAAAGCTGGGAAAAAGAAGTCAACGGTACGACCCATAAAATTAATTTAATCAACGACCCCCAAAAAAGTCATCATCAGACGAAAATTATTTACACTTGGTCTAGTTCTGACCGTGTTACGGTCATGGATCAAGCATGGGCCGAAGAGTATGTTGAACTGGAGCAATGGTTCCAGTCATTTATTCAAGAGCCTGAACAATTTATCACTTGGCATGCACAATCAACGAATGCTTTTTTTAGGCAAGCTATCGAGCAAAATATATTCGGTCAGTGGATGACAGAATGGCAAGGGTATGAAAAACAAATTGTGACGGATGAGAACTTTCTAAGTCAAACAGGATATATTCCAACATGGGAGAATCGTGTTCAAATGACTGACGATAGTCAATTCAATATACAAATGTCTGCACGTCAAAACACATTAGAAGATCAAACGTTTGTCACGATAGGTTATCCGCTGATCCTACAGGAACATTAA
- the spoIID gene encoding stage II sporulation protein D: MIRPITFLASVLVLCLLIVPAVIVQFMPKGAGQVQEQQHVPLAIAKQGNAPVIMVSVYRTETGDIEKVPLEAYIRGVVASEMPTDFELEALKAQALAARTYIIRRLVEKDFSDVPEGSVVTDTIKHQVFQNEEELRARWGIEYERKISRINEAVNATMGLVLTFQGHPINATFFSTSNGYTENSEDYWGAEIPYLRSVESPWDTESPHYKNETTMSIEALQDKLNTTISVPASSDQPVMEVVSRTAGNRVSEVAIGDQTFTGKEIRELLELDSSHFDISIVNQSAVIQTTGYGHGVGMSQWGANGMAAEGHTAEEIVQYYYENIAIEDYRQWIASNQNTENE, from the coding sequence ATGATTCGACCGATCACTTTTCTCGCGTCCGTTCTAGTCCTTTGTCTACTGATCGTACCCGCTGTTATTGTACAATTCATGCCCAAAGGCGCTGGACAAGTTCAAGAGCAACAACATGTTCCCCTAGCCATTGCTAAACAGGGGAATGCGCCTGTTATTATGGTGTCCGTGTATAGAACAGAAACAGGTGACATTGAAAAAGTCCCACTTGAAGCGTACATTCGTGGGGTAGTGGCGTCCGAAATGCCCACAGATTTTGAGCTCGAAGCATTAAAAGCGCAAGCGTTAGCCGCTCGAACGTATATTATCCGGCGTTTAGTGGAGAAAGACTTCTCAGATGTACCGGAGGGGTCTGTGGTCACAGACACGATAAAGCACCAAGTATTTCAAAATGAAGAGGAACTTCGAGCACGTTGGGGGATTGAATATGAGCGAAAAATTAGCCGTATTAACGAAGCCGTAAACGCCACGATGGGGCTGGTGCTCACATTTCAAGGACACCCGATCAATGCAACATTTTTCTCAACCAGTAATGGCTACACGGAGAACTCTGAAGACTATTGGGGTGCAGAAATCCCTTATCTTAGAAGTGTCGAAAGCCCTTGGGATACCGAATCTCCTCACTATAAGAACGAAACCACAATGAGCATAGAAGCATTACAAGACAAGCTGAACACGACTATAAGTGTACCCGCTAGTTCAGATCAGCCGGTTATGGAAGTGGTCTCCAGAACGGCAGGGAACAGAGTAAGTGAAGTGGCCATCGGAGATCAGACGTTCACAGGTAAAGAAATAAGAGAGTTACTAGAACTAGACTCTTCTCATTTTGACATATCCATCGTCAATCAATCAGCTGTCATACAGACCACAGGATATGGCCATGGGGTAGGTATGAGCCAGTGGGGGGCAAACGGTATGGCCGCTGAGGGGCATACGGCCGAGGAAATTGTGCAGTACTACTATGAGAATATTGCCATTGAAGATTATAGGCAATGGATCGCTTCCAATCAAAACACAGAAAACGAATAG
- the murA gene encoding UDP-N-acetylglucosamine 1-carboxyvinyltransferase, with amino-acid sequence MDKIIVHGGRQLSGKIKVSGAKNAVLPVIAASILGSKGTSVIEEVPALDDVFTIIEVLRYLNIKASYQDGNLTINASEDVSTEAPYEYVRKMRASVLVMGSLLAREGRAKVALPGGCAIGSRPIDQHLKGFEALGGEVTVGNGFVEVKRKGRLKGAKVYLDIPSVGATENIMMAATLAEGTTVIENAAEEPEIVDLANYLNAMGSNVRGAGTGTIRIEGVQELCGTRHAVIPDRIEAGTYMIAAAMTKSKLQVDGAISQHLYPLVAKLTEMGVDVQELEDGITVDGRNRKLKSVDVKTLPYPGFPTDLQAQMMALLCVSNDAGVITETVFENRFMHVEEFKRMNASIKIEGRSAFVKGNTTFKGAKVSATDLRAGAALILAGLVAEGQTEIGAVHHIDRGYDNIVHKLVKVGAQLDRMNEAGEIVDEKVNSINMSQASFA; translated from the coding sequence TTGGATAAAATTATTGTCCATGGTGGCCGGCAGTTATCGGGTAAAATAAAAGTAAGTGGTGCAAAAAATGCTGTTTTACCTGTAATTGCTGCATCCATATTAGGATCAAAAGGAACAAGTGTAATAGAAGAAGTTCCAGCGCTTGATGATGTTTTTACCATCATCGAGGTTTTGCGCTATCTCAATATTAAAGCGTCGTATCAGGATGGAAACTTAACCATCAATGCGTCCGAAGATGTTTCCACAGAAGCTCCTTATGAGTATGTGCGTAAGATGCGTGCGTCTGTACTTGTGATGGGTTCCCTTTTAGCACGAGAGGGAAGAGCAAAAGTGGCTTTACCAGGCGGTTGTGCCATCGGTTCACGTCCCATAGACCAGCACCTCAAAGGCTTCGAAGCCCTTGGTGGAGAAGTCACAGTCGGCAACGGCTTTGTTGAAGTGAAAAGAAAAGGACGTCTCAAAGGGGCAAAAGTGTATCTCGACATTCCGAGTGTCGGTGCCACTGAAAACATTATGATGGCTGCAACCTTAGCAGAGGGTACAACGGTCATTGAAAATGCGGCTGAGGAACCTGAAATTGTAGATTTAGCGAATTACCTCAACGCTATGGGTTCTAACGTAAGAGGTGCAGGCACTGGTACGATTAGAATCGAGGGTGTCCAGGAACTGTGTGGGACGCGTCATGCCGTTATACCGGATAGAATAGAAGCTGGCACTTATATGATCGCTGCAGCGATGACGAAGAGCAAACTCCAGGTGGATGGGGCAATTTCTCAACATCTATACCCACTTGTCGCTAAACTGACCGAGATGGGCGTTGACGTTCAAGAATTAGAGGACGGCATTACCGTTGATGGGCGTAACCGAAAGCTCAAATCAGTTGATGTTAAAACGTTACCTTATCCTGGTTTCCCTACAGATTTACAAGCTCAAATGATGGCGCTGTTGTGCGTCTCGAATGACGCAGGTGTCATTACAGAGACGGTATTTGAAAACCGTTTTATGCACGTTGAAGAATTCAAACGCATGAACGCCAGCATCAAGATTGAGGGGCGCTCAGCTTTTGTCAAAGGGAACACCACGTTCAAAGGAGCGAAAGTTTCTGCAACGGATCTTCGTGCGGGTGCAGCGCTCATATTAGCCGGATTAGTAGCAGAAGGCCAAACAGAAATAGGGGCCGTGCATCACATAGATCGCGGGTATGACAACATCGTACACAAATTGGTTAAAGTCGGTGCACAGCTCGATCGCATGAATGAAGCAGGAGAAATTGTAGATGAGAAAGTCAACAGTATCAATATGTCCCAAGCGTCATTCGCTTAA
- a CDS encoding M23 family metallopeptidase has product MKMKDEQNKQHPEEVKTTSSGWKKMLRRKWFFPAVYLAAAALILALITWYQNPNDYAIDSEELGFEDSVDYEAGQEEDVDQVYQGDEDAVPVASEQEEMIWPVAQDEEVQVVLNFYEDDASEEEQSNAMVEYDRTYYPSQGISISRSDEESFDVIAALSGTVVAADKDPLVGHYVEVEHDNGLVTVYQSLEDLQVAEGDEVHQGDLLGSAGRNVFHQDLGIHVHFEVREDGVAVNPDEYLSQAE; this is encoded by the coding sequence ATGAAAATGAAAGATGAACAAAACAAACAGCATCCTGAAGAAGTAAAAACCACTTCCTCAGGATGGAAAAAGATGTTGCGCAGAAAATGGTTCTTCCCAGCCGTTTACCTAGCAGCTGCAGCCCTTATCCTTGCTCTTATCACATGGTATCAGAACCCCAATGACTATGCCATTGATAGTGAAGAGCTAGGATTTGAGGATAGCGTAGACTATGAAGCGGGTCAGGAAGAAGATGTAGACCAAGTCTATCAAGGTGATGAAGACGCCGTACCGGTTGCGTCTGAGCAAGAAGAGATGATCTGGCCGGTGGCACAGGATGAGGAAGTACAAGTCGTGCTTAATTTCTATGAAGACGATGCGTCTGAAGAGGAGCAAAGCAATGCGATGGTAGAGTATGATCGCACGTACTATCCTAGCCAAGGCATCAGTATTTCCAGATCTGATGAAGAAAGCTTTGATGTGATTGCCGCTCTATCAGGCACCGTCGTTGCAGCAGACAAAGACCCCCTTGTCGGTCATTATGTAGAGGTTGAGCATGATAACGGGCTCGTCACTGTCTATCAAAGCCTTGAAGATCTACAAGTCGCCGAGGGTGACGAAGTACACCAAGGAGACCTGCTTGGTTCTGCAGGGCGTAACGTATTTCATCAAGATTTAGGTATCCACGTTCACTTTGAAGTGAGAGAAGATGGCGTGGCGGTTAACCCAGATGAATATCTATCTCAAGCTGAATAA
- a CDS encoding DUF1146 family protein — MEESMASIGFTALLNMVLTIVLIVVSWWALQTVRFDLFLTSVSNAQAKILHVLLAVWIGHGVAQFFIAYIDWTSRLGYIF, encoded by the coding sequence ATGGAAGAATCAATGGCTTCAATCGGGTTCACGGCACTGTTAAATATGGTGCTCACCATCGTGTTAATCGTCGTAAGTTGGTGGGCTTTACAAACGGTAAGATTTGACCTCTTCCTCACAAGTGTAAGTAATGCCCAAGCAAAAATTCTACATGTGCTTTTGGCCGTATGGATCGGCCATGGTGTGGCACAGTTCTTTATTGCTTACATAGATTGGACATCACGATTAGGATACATATTTTAG